CAGCCAAAACTACTGGGGCTGAGGACATAGTTATGCTTAACAATGGCTGTTTGTGTTGCACAGTAAGGGGAGATCTGGTGAGGATGATTTCTGAATTAGTCAGTAAAAAGAAGGGGAAATTTGACCATATTGTGATCGAAACTACAGGTATCAAATTTGTTTACAACATAAGtttatgatgtaattatatGCTTCAAGACTAATTGTTGAATTACTTATAGCTGTTTGTTGTATCTCAAATATGTAATTGATCAACTGgatttgttgaaaatatttatttttcattgcatgatatgtttcaaaattttattttcaggaTTAGCAAACCCAGCGCCAATCATTCAGACATTTTATGCTGAGGATTCTATTTTTAATGAAGTAAAGCTGGATGGTGTTGTCACATTGGTTGATGCTAAACATGCGGGTTTTCATTTGGATGAGGTTAAGCCAAAAGGAGTTGTCAATGAGGCAATAGAACAAATTGCTTATGCTGATCGTGTCATAGTAAATAAGGTATTTtcaatatgatatttttgttcaCACTTGTTAATTTTTGTCAGTTCAAAATGAAGCTTTAGAATTCTTGGTTGACTGGTCCTGCGAGTGTATCTATTTCTTGAACTTTAATGTGATGTTTTTCATGGAAATGTCCTGACTTGGCTGCCAAATGGCATGGTGGCAtagttatataaaattttccacGACTCCAGGATTCCTAAAATGTtttaccttgggtgggaatcaATTTAACATCACAGAAACAAACACTTAGGCTTAATCATTTTCACAAGAGCTTGCTTTTTTGTCTTGATGCGTTTGCTTCATTCAATCAGAAGATAGTAATTTCTGTATCTTCTGGAATATAGAATGTACATGCATCCTATTTCAGATGCCACATTTGTTTCTCTAACGCCCATCTGATATATGTATTTATGGTGTTATCAGATTGATCTTGTTAGTGAGCCAGAGATTGCTTCATTGGTGGACCGAATAAAGGTTGGTATTCTATTGTTTCTTGTGTCATGCTTTGTAATTTTCTTGTTCTACTAATTCAGTTAGACTATTTTCCTAAAGTTGACTTTGTTCATGTAAATGCAGCACATAAATAGGATGGCTTATATGAAGCGAACAGAGTTTGGAAAAGTTGACTTAGATTATGTTCTTGGAATTGGAGGTTTTGATTTGGAGAGGTTAGATCTTCTCTGGATTCTGATTCTTTTGCTTCTGGGTTTCCATTGTTCCattttttgggtaaaataactcacatttttaatttatacttagGACATGACATCttcatttcttaaattttctccCTATCCTTGTACCGCTGTCACCTCAAATGGTTatgaagaaaataatttttcttttagttaGAATCTTTGGTgacatatatttaaataattcaaaaattatatttgatgaaGATGCTTTATATGTTATATCACTTGTGAGCCCATGCACAGCAGTAGTTATTTTTGAGGTTTGTATTCACTACAAGTCTTGTCTTCCTTTGGTTAGATAGAAAAACAGTGATTCTCATAGTCTGCTTATCTGTATAGATGCTAACTACAGTCTTCACAAGTAGAAGGGAATTCTGATCTGCCAACATGTATGGATCTTTTGATAGTCTTTTATGCTTTTACTGATTTTTCATGTGTATTACTACTTGCTAAATGGTTTGGACTCTTTTTTGTCTTACGAAAATATATAGGTGCATTTTAGTGTTAAATAtgtactctctctctctctctctctctctctctatatatatatatatatatatatatatatatatatatatatctttgcaACATATAAGGAGGAAGTGAAATAAAAAGACAACAATCAAAATGGTTAAGGATTGAATAAAAAGTGgaaattacaatttatttgCACCCTGCTGACCTCAAGCTttcttgtttaatatttttgccCTTGTTAATTCGGGCAATGTGGCATAGTCGTGATTTAGATGTAGTCTTATGCTGATGCTCTCTACCCTCTTCTTTTTGCCTGCTGTCTAACTCCTGCTAAATATTTAATGATCTGAGATTGTGGACTGACATTTGCTAACCTTTGCAGAATTGAGAGTGCTGTAGATGCAAAGGAAGATCATGCTGGTCACCATGACCATGACCATCATCATGATCATGACCATCACGAACATGACCACAAGCATGGTAACttcttttaattacaatttcaGGAGACAATCTAGCATTTTATCGCTGTTTCTAGTGTAAATGCTATTTGTTTCAGCAACAGTGTATGTGCTTTCCTGTCTCCCAGTGGTATATACCAGATGTCTTAGTGATTTCACTGCATTTGGAATATTTAATCTTGATGGTCTAAAATAGTTGTTTCAATCTCTGAATGGCTGTCTCTTAGGATGtaatattgttcttttttgTGTGAGTTATCTCCATCCCATACCTGTGGTAGATCTCCATTCTGCAAAACATCCCCATACATGGACAAGAACATGCATGTACAAGAACATTGTGCCTGTCATGGTAAAGAAGTTCtcagtttttagtttttagCCCTGCCATACTGAAACAGCcacttttctctctctcaagTGCATTCTGCATTTGGTTTGTTGGGTCCTTTTTATTTCCATATAGCCAACCCTACTGCCTTTCATGTcttccctcttttttttttatcccctAATTTATCATCGGTTTCACTGTCTTAGACTGTATAGAGGATGTAGTTGGAGAAGCTTTAGATGGTTTCAGTTCCTCATTTTTTCTGtgtaaatttcattttttggatATATTTGCCTGTTTAGTTTGGCATTTTGGTCTTTGGCTCCAATAAGAATGGACTCTCATGCTGGTGGTactaatattgtattattaacTCAACTGATTTTGTTGGGGCCTGATTTGCAGAGCATCATGATGGTCACCATTCACACGATCCCGGTGTCTCTTCTCTCAGCATAGTTTGTGAAGGGAACCTAGATCTGGAGAAGGTTGGTTACAACCATAGGGATAAGTATTATATAACTGTTGAATAGTTGTTTGCTTAGTAGTATTGGAAACTGACAGATTGATGATGCCATTTGATCATTTGTTTTTGCAGGCTAACATGTGGCTTGGTACTTTATTGTTAGAACGTAGTGAAGACATATATCGAATGAAAGGCCTCCTGTCCGTTCAAGGAATGGATGAAAGATTTGTCTTTCAGGTAATCTATACTCTTTATGAATCACATTTCTGCCACCTAGTAACATATTCATTGTTGTTGGTATTTTGAGTTTTTCTCATTGAGTCCTTTTTTATTTGCGACGGGTATTTTGTTCTCTCAGCCCGAATTAACTTTggtatattttcatttataacagGGTGTTCATGACATATTTCAAGGCTCTCCTGATCGGCCATGGGGTCGAGATGAACCGAGAATAAATAAGATTGTGTTCATTGGGAAGAAATTGGATGCAAAGGAAATAGAGAAGGGGTTTAAAGCCTGTTTACTATGATCACCAAAACAATCTAATATATTGTCCTGACTCTTGACCGTAAAAATGGATTTTTGtgtgtatgtatttatgtatgttgGTTGTCAatcctaaaatttaaagaaaatatgtatatttgacCCAAGTTAAAAATTCGGCAATCACGAAATTGGATTGAAATAAACTTTTTACCAAAGATTTCATTTTTGATACctgaaattcaattaaaatggaTTGCACTGCAAGAGTCGAATCTATGGGATATAAAGAATAATaacatatgtatataatttttgtaatataattaagtacataaataataataattatttaaataaatatatttatttttaatttaaaattatttaattatattttaattaattatttatatatttgaaagtgTATATAAATAGTTCTATTCCGATGTCTGTCAGCTTTGGTGATCTCCGGCATCAGGTGTGCTCTTGAGCTGGATGCCACGTGTGAGTTGAGATCACACCTCACCCCGCAGTTAAagtcttttattttgttatctCTCCTATTTTAATCCTTTCACAATTTCTTTCAATTACGCTTAACATGTGACAACTGAactttaatttctcaatattttgcACTTTAGAGTTTTTTTTCCCCCAAGAACAACATATTACTAAATAAGTTATCCAATTAACAATAATatcttatttcttaattaattatattattacttaatatatacacaaattaatTTCGTATCccatttattaacaaaattattattacactTTAaccaataacattaaaaataattaatttcggTAAAGTACAAGTCCAAATGCAGACAAAGAAGTCAAGGCCCTAAGAATCTCCCTTGTAAACCTCCCTTTGACCCTCTCGTGTCTCAGTCTTTGCTTCCTTCGCTTGTCTTCTTCAGACCTCTGCACTCGCTTATGGAGATGGAGACACTTCTGCATAGAACTACTGTTGATCTGGAGATGATTTTGTGTTCTCTGGTGGCGGAGACTTCTTTGCAGGCTCAAAAGTTTCTTCTTGGCCTTCTCTTGTTGGTACATTGTCGTTTCCATAAGTGTagtatcttaaatttttatcattatttttttacctgtttattttttatgttgcaaATTTGACTCATGTTTGATGCTTAGATTGGATTTTGAAGATTTATATGCTGACAGTATATTTTTATAGACaagggttttgttttttaatgacGGTTTTGTTGATGTGAAGATTCTATGTCACAAGCACAAGAAGAGTGTTTTTGTGACCTGGCTACacacacaaataaataaatatataattgggtttttcatttttggggTGGTTTTTAAGTGAGCAGCTCTTAAAAGACGAGCTTTTGTGGGTTGAGATCGTTGCATTGAAGGTTAGTTATTTGTGATCAAGCTGGGGATGCTTGATAGAGCAATagatacatttattttttttgggtcatCTTGTGCAATGTTAATTGGTAGTTTCCTATAGACAataatattggattttgacaatGCTGCTTGGTCAAGATTACTTGTGGTGATTGTTAGGTTGTTTACTTTTAAGAGTTTTCAGTTGAACAGAGAGTGACGCCAATGTTGGCTGAGCAGCGCTATgcttttattttccaaaatcaAATCAGTACAAAACCTAACTTTAAATTTctatgatatttgaatttttcttaattttgtggCCAACCAAGGTACAATTTACAGAATTATCATATTGAAGCAATTAGTGTAAATTTCATGTACAATTCATGGATTGTTACATTGGAGATTAACAGGGTTGGATCTATGCTCTTTCTtgaattattttgatgataagaTTGTGGCTTCTGTATGTATGTGGTGACAAGAACAATACTTTATAAATTTCAGTTCCATGATGATTATAAAATTTGCTGCTTTAGGGACACATCAACTCTTTCCTCAGATTCCCTGTATTCTTTATCCAGGATTTTGTATATATCATTTTCAGATCATCTGTTTGCTTTCTCAAGGTTCTTTGTGCTCTTTATAATCCTGTTCTTTTTACAACAGTTTTGTTATGTTGCAATATCTAAGAAGCTCCTTTGTTTCCCTTTTATAAGTTGGCAAATTTTGTCTTCCACTAATTTAGGAATTGGTATATGTAGTCTGATAATATGCTTATTTTAACATGTTCTGCAATTAACAGATTGGATCTCAATGCTATGGTAGAAATGAGTTTTCAAGCTTCCCAGGAGTTGATCATAGGTACAAAAGagtttttttaaactgaaaatcTTCCTGATGTAATGATAATTTGAGGTGATAACGTCTAATGGGTTTGTGATTGCATTGCAGGTTTCCATTCACCCAATTGACTGAAGCGCAAAAGCCTGATGCAGAAGCCAAAGATGCCGGTGAAGCTGATGAAACTGAAAgtgatgacgatgatgatggtggtgaggaggaggaagatgactctggagaagaagaaagtgatgaGGAGGAGGATTCAGATGATGCTGCTGAGGCAAATGGCAATAGTGAAAGCGATGAGGATGATGAGGAGGAGGATGAGGAGGATGACGATGATGACGACGACAATgaagaggatgatgatgatgaagaagaggatGAAGAGCAAAGGGAGCCACCATctaaaaagaagaaatgagaGAATGCTATTTTTCGTTGAAGCCATTTTTGAATATTGTCAGGAGGGGCAATTATTTAAGCTGTTTTGTTCTGTAGGTGAAGAAAAGTTAGCTTTCTTTTATTTAGCGTCTGAACCATCGTCTATTATGTATAACTAAGTAGATTAAGTCTTGACCACATTGGCTCTTATGCCTGTATATGAAAGGACCGCCCTTTTTGTTACAAATTTGTAATGAGGAATTGTTTTGCCAGGTCTTATACATCAATGAGTTTCAACATGCTGTTATTGTAGAATGTTGATTCTTTGGAATGTGTGTTTAAATAGTGAATAACTAATGATAAGCCAATGGCAAATTTCATTCGCATCTTATTTAGAAACCCACATTTTTAGAGCTTCTTTGGGATTGCCGTAAAAGTTGGTTTGGAACTTAAGCTAGACATTGTTTGCTAACATTTGCAAGTTTCTGAAGCTGGGTTTGGTTTCCAATTCCTTGGGCCATGGTTTTGACTAGACACAGTTGTGGGCTGTGCCGAGCTGAATTTGGTATGTCCCGTCGTATTCACATATTGTCAAAAGGATGAGCTTTGCCGACCTGCAACACGATCTATGGATTCTGGGGCATTTCTCTATGAACCTTTAATGAGCCggtatatcataatatatttatatattttttattttttatgggtCATGCCAGGTTGGATCCATAGGTCTGGTATGACCTGTACAACCTACGGACCTGATGTAGTCCACAAATCGTGAGCCATGCCCCAATGGGTCATACTTTTTCAAGTGAGACGGCTGGGCCTACCCACAAACACCTCTAACTTTGGACCTCAGAGATATCTTATGGAGATAATTTGATAGATGCGTGGGCTACCCTTACACTTCATCTTGACTGATGTTTTCAGAGaaagttatgattttttgaGTTGTATCCATTCATTGCTGtaatgatctataatttatttcattttatatgtctAAAACCTGAGAATGTtgttaaaaactcaaaaaaaccTTTCTAGAGCTGCAGCATGTAGAAGTTCCATGAGCAtatttcttatcttttttttcagtGTAAAAATTTTGGATTCAGCTTAGAGGTTCTAAATATACTACAATTTCGATCAAAACTGTGGAAATCCACAATAATAATAGCTGACACTAAATAGCATGTTTTATTCTTCAACGTTTTCTCCCTAAAACAGAGGTTTCAAACACCTACCACAAATTTTGACAAGAAGAGTTGAAAATTCTATCCATATACTTTGTCTCCTATCCAAACACAAATTAAACAATGTTGATGTTTGATCCATAGAAAAAGTACTTTCAGCATCTCATCTACCAAATCTTCCCCTAAGTTTTTCAAGCACAATGATATGAAGTTTCCACAATTCTACATAGCAACCAATTTTTACTCTTACACAAGCCTCTGCATTAGAAAATACAGCACATGTTCCGATTTCTTAGAAGATTAAGAACCTTACCCAATCAGCAACAGTAATGGGAAAAATATGCGTTTATAACAAGAATTTCAATCATTGTATAGTTAACAAACAAGAGTCGCAAAATATCATAGAATAGTGTTAGTGTTCATAACTACAAAAGAGATCAGAACTTGTTTCTGGCAACTAAGGAATAAggaacaagaaagaaaaattttagtttctttataACTGCATCTTATATCATGCCAGCATAGGAGAAATTCTTATACCACAAACAGAGCAAGTTTCCAGGCTTATAATGTTTAAACTTTTATGCATCAATTCCTGAGGCCGTGTCTGCAGGGCCTAACCAGAACATAGATGGCTCAGGTTCTTCTACCTTTTGGTCAAACAAGTGAAGAACCAGACAGTCGTTAGTTTGCCCTCAGAATTATAGAAACTAATCTTCAGCCACTTGACAAAATAGCAAAATGTCAATACAAGtttaaaaggaagagaaaatctTAATCAACTTAGATTTTAAACACAATCCACAGCTTAAATAAACATTTAGAGCTCACTTATAATGGTCAATAAAGTACCAAAATGATCGTGTGaatacttgaataaaaaatagttagtGAATCACATTTATTagttcaatttttcagattttttttctccaaaataACTGAATTAACATTCTCTTGTGCAAAGTCTAGTCTAGTTCATGGAAacgacaattttttttttaaagaaaagaataaatcaCAGTGAGTGTACCATGCTCAGCTGTTTACAAAAGGTGCTTAATAACATGTGCTATTACACTTCTAATCTGTAGAATCATTAAAGTAGTAATTCAACCTTCATTATAAGTGCTCAAAAGGTAATTCTACTATTCCTTAAGAACATAATGGTGGTTCTCTCAGTCCACGAAATTTTATGACTTCATATTCTTTTAATCTGCTGGGATGGAGACTGTTAAACTTATGAGTCAAAACAATACCAAAAGAATTATGTATAAACAGCCAATGGTGGTTTATTAATCAtttaacaaatcaataaaacattattcCACCCCttcaacaacaaaaacacaGAGCTACCATCCTTATTCACTCTCTTGGGCAGCGTTGGCCAGAAATTATGAACCTTCAAACTCCAGACTATGAATACTTACACCACAACTAGATAACTATGCACACTTTAACTAAATTTCTAAGCACAAATGCCAtaattttcttagaatattTCACTACTGAATTTCAAACCAACTGCTAACAGCTAGTCTCACTTGTCACACACAATAAATATGAGATGACAAAAGAGCACATAAATTTGCAATCGAAATTCACTAAAATTGACACAAACAACCTCATTATACGTTATTAACTTAAACTAATTCACATTACAGTCAATACaataattcaaccaaaaaaaaaaaagaaaaaccataaacaacttaCAATTCTCCACTCAATCAGGCAACTTCCCAGATCGAAAAATCGCGAACTTTGAAGCCTGAGAGTACTCATACTCAATCCCATTCTCCtccaaaaacccctcaatcaatttcTTATCTCTCTCAGGCTCCAAACTCTCACACTCTATCTCATAACATGTTCCAAACCCATAAATTGTCTCATCCAATTCCAACTTCAAACCTTTCCATTCATAAATACCCCTCACATTTTTAAACCCACCTAAACAAATAAACTCACCATCTTCACCAACCCCATATTCATTTTTAACCAAAGCCATGATCTTTGAATCGATTTTGGATAAAAGATTCGGTTTTGATAAACATTCAGTGGCTGTAGTCACAGGAAGGGGCTCTTCAAGCTCCTGGATGCGGCTAATTCCATTTGACATGACGGGTTTGGCTTTGAGGGAGAGGACACAGTGATAATTTAAGTTGTAGAAACGGAGACGAAGAACAGCTAAGTTTGAAGAGAGTTTTGAGTGTTTATCATCAAAGAAAACGTTTTCCTGGAAAAGGGTTCTCTTGTGGAAAGGTGAGAGAAGGTGAGAGAGCTTTTGATGCGCAGTGGAGTTCTTCAATCGGAGCTTAACTTCCACTTCCATGGCAACAAAATTTTTGAGCTTGTCAAGAAGAGGAATGTTGGAAAAAAACCTCATAAAATTATTCGACTGGATAAGGAAAACATggattttgtttgtatttttgttttgcgCAGAAAACGGAATAAATCTAGGGGAAATTTCGTTATTTAATTATACCTCAGGGGTTctccatttttctctttttgttccTTGTTTTGTTAGAGTTAAAATATTCCCCTAAGATATAATTACTACAATGTGCACCTTAAGTTTCTAAAATAGCAATAATCCCCTAAGATGTGATTCAAATCAATATACAacttattaaatcaaataattccAACTTATTTGAAAGTTGATTTTTGCTCAGTATATTCTaacagaaaataataaatttgtataaatgcATTAAATTTACAGAGAAGTATTTGAGACATTTGTAAAtatcaaaaatagaaattaatatagatataacatttttgaaatttaacgGTAATCCAAATTCTTATTTCGAATTTtgattaaatcatttaatttttctaaaatttatatttaaaaaagttaaattaatatgTCGTTACTAAACCGACTCTGgacaaagaaataattaatacaGTGGCCCCAATTTGAGACCTAGGTTTTCGGCGATTCCCCCAGATCTTCTGATTTTTCCATCAGCCTCGTCAATTGTAAGTAAACTTACGTCTCTTTCTTTATCAACTATGAATCAAGTGGTGCAATTTCGTTTGTgttttaaaaaccctaatttcttcTGTAGTTTCATCTGTTTGATATGAGTTTCTAGCGGTTGTGTTTAATGTTCTGgatatttgattcttttttattaagcTTGTTTACGCATTTTTTTGTAAGTTTGGCATCTGTGAttattgacaatttttaatgCTGTATCAGGAAATAAAATGATGGAGGAAGACGATGATTATGTTGATTATGTTCCAGTGGCGAAGCGTAGAGCTATGGAAGCTCAAAAAATACTTCAGCGTAAGGGTAAATCCTCGGCGTTGGAGGAAGAGcttgaaaaatctaaacttgCTGAAGCCAAGCCTAGCTTGCTTGTTAAAGCATCTCAGCTTAAGCGTGATCAACCTGAAATCAGTCCCACGGAGCAGATTGTACAACAAGAAAAGGAGATGATTGAGCACTTGTCTGATAGGAAAACGCTGATGTCAGTTCGGGAATTGGCAAAGGGAATAACATACACTGAACCTTTATTGACGGGATGGAAGCCACCTTTGTCTATTCGAAAAATGTCAAAGAAGGCATGTGATTTAATTCGAAAGCAGTGGCATATTATCGTTGATGGTGAAGATATTCCTCCGCCAATTAAGAATTTCAAGGACATGAGGTTTCCTGAGCCCATTTTGAAGAAGTTGAAAGCAAAGGGGATCGTTCAACCAACTCCCATTCAGGTACAGGGTCTTCCAGTTATTTTGTCTGGTAGGGACATGATTGGGATTGCATTTACGGGCTCAGGCAAGACATTGGTGTTTGTATTGCCAATGATCATGATAGCACTGCAAGAGGAGATGATGATGCCAATTGTTCCAGGAGAAGGGCCATTTTGTCTAATTATATGCCCATCCAGAGAGCTCGCAAGGCAGACATATGAGGTGGTAGAACAGTTTTTGATACCAATGCAGGAAGCCGGTTATCCAGAGTTGAGGGCATTGCTTTGTATCGGGGGAGTTGATATGCGGTCACAGTTGGAGATTGTGAAGAGGGGCGTGCACATTGTTGTTGCAACTCCAGGGAGGTTGAAGGACATGCTggcaaagaagaagatgaatctgGATAACTGTAGGTGAGCTGACTTAGTCCCACGGTTCTAACTGCGTCGAACTTTAGAATAAGCTGCAAAATTATGAAGTCTTGAGTGGGTAGTTTCACTTTTGCACTTTTATGCACAATGCTTATTTCCTCTCTAATTAATGGAACTTGTGTAGGCAGTCTTTGTTGTCAGCCAGAATGTTTTCAATATTAACCTATGTTTTCTACTTAAAAAGATTGTAAATGTTTAGTTTATTGCAAGAAAATTTCATGTCCTTCCCCAATCCTTTCTATTTCATCCTTTGAACTTTAAGTTTGGAATTGGTTGGTCAGTTGTTATACATGTTGAGATATAACTATGTACATCTATTAGCATTCATTGTAAGATGTTTCCATTTATATCTGCCTTGTTGAAGGATtacttatatattattgttcCTAGGATATATATGTGGTTTGTTTTGATAATATGTAATGATATTAAAACTGCGACCTTCATACTACAGATATTTAACATTGGATGAGGCAGATAGATTGGTGGATCTGGGATTTGAAGATGATATAAGGGAAGTGTTTGACCACTTTAAAGCTCAACGACAAACTCTTTTATTCTCTGCCACTATGCCTACAAAAATTCAGAACTTTGCTAGAAGTGCTCTGGTGAAGCCTGTTACTGTCAATGTGGGAAGAGCTGGAGCGGCAAATCTTGATGTGATTCAGGAAGTTGAGTATGTGAAACAAGAGGCAAAGATTGTATACCTTCTTGAATGCCTTCAGAAAACCCCACCTCctgttttaatattttgtgaGAACAAAGCTGATGTGGACGACATTCATGAATATCTTCTGGTGAAAGGAGTTGAGGCAGTGGCCATTCATGGAGGGAAGGATCAGGAAGACAGAGAATATGCCATTTCGGCCTTTAAATCAGGCAAGAAAGATGTCTTGGTTGCTACTGATGTTGCTTCAAAGGGTTTGGATTTTCCTGATATTCAACATGTCATTAATTATGACATGCCTGCTGAAATAGAGAATTACGTTCACAGAATTGGGCGAACTGGTCGATGTGGAAGGACTGGGATTGCAACAACATTTATAAACAAGAATCAAAGTGAGACAACACTTCTTGATCTTAAGCACCTATTGCAAGAAGCAAAACAGAGGATTCCTCCTGTTTTAGCTGAGCTAAACGATCCGATGGAGGATGTAGAAGCAATTACAACTGCAAGTGGGGTTAAGGGCTGTGCATATTGTGGTGGGCTTGGTCATCGTATCCGTGATTGCCCCAAGTTGGAGCATCAGAAAAGCATGGCAATTGCCAGCTCCCGGAGGGATTATTTTGGTTCTGGAGGCTATCGAGGAGAAATCTGATGTACACTTTCCCGTTATACATGTCTTTCGACGTGGTAGCAAACCTTTTATTGAGTCTGCTTGTGCTTTCTAGTATAATTAGTTAATAAAGAAGTACTATTGCTTTCTTGTTTGTTCATGGTTTAGGAATCTTTGGATTATCATCCATTTCAGCAAATTTAGGACTATCATTCTCCCAACAGTTCCTTGCATGTTGGAGGTGAATTTCTGCGCTTGTGTAATGTGCTAACAtaccaaattaatcaattagaAAGTTTTTGAGTTGTGAAAAAGTATTAATATGCAGTAAACACCAATGCTAGTAGGCTGCAATCTAGTAATTGAACAAGAAAAACGAAAGCCCCATTTGGGAATGGATGCTACTGCTAGCTGAAGTGCATATTTGCTTTGTGGACAGTACAAGGATTTGACTCTTCTTGTAGAATTTGCGACAGGCCAATCCCCATTATAGCCTTCTGTATTAACATCAAACAAAGTGGTCtgagatttctttttttttggtaagtaagtAGTCTTAAATTTCGATTATATGAAACAGTAATTGCAGTCTTCGAGGCAAATTCATTACCTTATGTGAAGGATTGACAATCAAAGATCCATCCGAAGATTTCAATCCTGTCATGAGGTTTCTGAGGCGCTGGAAATGGTGTATTGTCAGAAACTCTTGATATATTTCATTCACCAACCTTGTCCTCTCTTCTATGGTGTCAACCAATGTTTGCTTCATAGCTTCAGTTTCATCTTCAAGAATCTTCAATCGTTCCATCAGTTGTTCGATTTCATTTGCCTGTGAACTATCCTGGCCTTTGAAGGAATAATTGAATACTTTACCTCTGGAAAAATTCAACACCAATTTCTTCCCAGCCTCATTGGATCTTGAAGCTATTGAATCTGGgataaatttattagaaaacTGCTTGTTCTGTTTACTCACTAATTTAGAGCCATCATAAGTTGTACATTTACTGAATC
Above is a genomic segment from Mangifera indica cultivar Alphonso chromosome 3, CATAS_Mindica_2.1, whole genome shotgun sequence containing:
- the LOC123211913 gene encoding uncharacterized protein LOC123211913, whose product is MESTPQELEVDSRRNQQSRFSKCTTYDGSKLVSKQNKQFSNKFIPDSIASRSNEAGKKLVLNFSRGKVFNYSFKGQDSSQANEIEQLMERLKILEDETEAMKQTLVDTIEERTRLVNEIYQEFLTIHHFQRLRNLMTGLKSSDGSLIVNPSHKKAIMGIGLSQILQEESNPCTVHKANMHFS